From a region of the Pectobacterium aquaticum genome:
- the ttcA gene encoding tRNA 2-thiocytidine(32) synthetase TtcA produces MSENQQINQKQQYNLNKLQKRLRRNVGEAIADFNMIEEGDRIMVCLSGGKDSFTMLEILRNLQQSAPINFSLVAVNLDQKQPGFPEHVLPQYLDSIGVEYKIVEENTYGIVKDKIPEGKTTCSLCSRLRRGILYRTATELGATKIALGHHRDDILQTLFLNMFYGGKLKGMPPKLMSDDGKHIVIRPLAYCREKDIERFAEARQYPIIPCNLCGSQPNLQRQVIKDMLRDWDKRYPGRIETMFSAMQNVVPSHLADHTLFDFKGIRHGSDVVDGGDLAFDREELPLQPVGWQPEDDDDAPSVTRLDVLEIK; encoded by the coding sequence ATGTCAGAAAATCAACAAATTAACCAGAAACAGCAATACAATTTGAACAAATTGCAAAAGCGCCTGCGGCGTAACGTCGGCGAAGCTATCGCTGATTTTAATATGATTGAAGAAGGCGACCGCATTATGGTGTGCCTGTCCGGCGGGAAAGATAGCTTTACCATGCTGGAAATTCTGCGCAATCTGCAACAGAGCGCACCGATTAACTTTTCTCTGGTCGCGGTGAATCTGGATCAGAAGCAGCCTGGGTTCCCTGAGCACGTTCTGCCGCAGTACCTTGATAGCATCGGCGTGGAGTACAAGATCGTCGAAGAAAATACCTACGGGATTGTGAAAGACAAGATTCCAGAAGGGAAAACCACCTGCTCGCTGTGTTCACGCCTGCGCCGCGGGATTTTGTATCGTACCGCAACGGAGCTCGGCGCAACGAAAATAGCCCTCGGTCACCACCGTGACGATATTCTGCAAACGCTATTCCTGAACATGTTCTACGGCGGGAAACTGAAAGGCATGCCGCCGAAGCTGATGAGCGACGACGGTAAGCATATCGTCATCCGCCCTCTTGCTTACTGCCGTGAAAAAGATATCGAGCGCTTTGCTGAAGCCCGTCAATACCCGATTATTCCGTGCAACCTGTGCGGATCGCAGCCAAATCTGCAACGTCAGGTGATTAAAGACATGTTGCGCGACTGGGACAAACGCTATCCTGGCCGTATTGAGACCATGTTCAGCGCCATGCAGAACGTTGTGCCGTCTCATCTTGCCGATCATACGCTGTTCGATTTTAAAGGCATTCGTCACGGTAGCGACGTGGTGGATGGTGGCGATCTGGCTTTTGACCGTGAAGAACTGCCGTTGCAGCCCGTTGGCTGGCAGCCGGAAGACGATGACGACGCGCCATCCGTGACCCGTCTTGACGTGCTGGAAATAAAATAA